The genomic interval ACTGTTGGGGAATCAAACCTCCATAGCTGACAGCAACTACGAGACTGAAGTCATTGGGCAGAGCATTGATCTCCGTCTTGTTGTCTGCCCGAAGCACCGTAAGGCCGTTCTCTACCGCGAAGTCGGTAATAGGCACATCtttgagctccttgagacctcgtccagctcgttTGGGCGGTTTCGTAACGACTGTGACGCTCTCAATGGCACTAGGGTCCTCCTTTTGTAGTTGGAGAACCGCCTGTAATGATTTGATGCTGAATTTGTCACTTCCAAAATATGCGATTTTGAGCGCCTCATCACATGGTGCTGAAGTGCCGAACGTCCTCGACAGGCCACTCCATGTGGCTCGAACAGCTCTAGCCCTCAATGCCCACGTTTTCATCATGGTGTTGAGTTCAAGTTTACATACGAGTCCTGTATTCGTATGTACGCGTCTCTTTAATACAGCAATTATGTACTAGTAATCTGATTACGTAAAGCAGattttggagatggaacGAGATATATTGCGACAATTTCTACGCGCTCAATATTAAACAGCTATCATACACTTTACTAACAATCTACCAGTTAATATCCCGCTTAGCAGCCACCAAGCTGCTCCTGGTGAGCCTCGATGGTGTCGCCGTCCTCAATCTGCAGAGTCTCGGGGGTGTCAGTGTCGGTGACTCGCTGGCCGTCGTAGAGGAAACGCAGGGAAGACTTCTGCTTGCCCTGTCGCTGGCAGAAGGCGTCGATCAGTTTCTTGAGCTGTGTGGacttcttgatcttgaaGAAAAtctccgacgacgagtcggTGACCTTGATGTTGACGTGCTCGGAGCTGTCTACCTTGGGCTGTGTTTCCTCAGACATCTGCTGCGTTAGTTTACGAGTGGACAGAGGTGCGTTTCTCTCTGGTTTGTGTCACGTTCGGTACGTCACGTTCACCGTCTCGTGTTGTGCAAGTGCAACTTGAGCGTGGCTGCAAGGCTGAAGCACTCAAAGTGGAGCATACAAGCTCAGTGTATATAAACACACGTACGCCCGCTTGTACTCATTTCTCCTGCACCTTGTCAGCGCCTCTGTTACTTCATCTTTGCCACCATACTCACTTTTGATGTTTGTGTGTAGTTGTGTGATGGATTTCGTGGATTGCACAAACTATGATTGTGAAAGCCGCGACTTCAGGGCTAGGGGTTCCGAAAGGGGCAACTAGATTTGAGCAAACCGGTGTATAAAAGGAAATGAGATGAAGAATAATATTTGCAGCTGAAATCGACGAAAAAAGGAGGCCCGATCATTGGAAATCTATTGTAGGACATAGAGAGGACCTTGGTTACTCACCGTTGCATCCATCTACAGCCATGCTTAATAAGCAAATAAACCTCCGCTAAGCTCACCTCTGAAGGGTTTTTCTGACGAGCATGGGACGACAGACAGGACCAGCCACAGGGACGGGAAGAACCGCATTATTCACGAAAAAAACCCGCCAATTTCGAACCCCAAAGACATTCGACACAC from Yarrowia lipolytica chromosome 1F, complete sequence carries:
- a CDS encoding uncharacterized protein (Compare to YALI0F06826g, similar to Saccharomyces cerevisiae SMT3 (YDR510W); ancestral locus Anc_1.51,gnl|GLV|YALI0F06826g [Yarrowia lipolytica] similar to uniprot|Q12306 Saccharomyces cerevisiae YDR510W SMT3 Ubiquitin-like protein precursor) is translated as MSEETQPKVDSSEHVNIKVTDSSSEIFFKIKKSTQLKKLIDAFCQRQGKQKSSLRFLYDGQRVTDTDTPETLQIEDGDTIEAHQEQLGGC